A single region of the Theileria annulata chromosome 4, complete sequence, *** SEQUENCING IN PROGRESS *** genome encodes:
- a CDS encoding uncharacterized protein (Apicoplast targetting peptide predicted by the PlasmoAP tool;~2 probable transmembrane helices predicted for TA17340 by TMHMM2.0 at aa 20-42 and 63-85;~Signal anchor predicted for TA17340 by SignalP 2.0 HMM (Signal peptide probability 0.013, signal anchor probability 0.860) with cleavage site probability 0.008 between residues 41 and 42) — protein sequence MALWGYNFNREVKWQKNRKGFGFFYLSAMFIFPSLIYYLFGNPAVSNFYLKNKRATIKQNENYLLLIYTNSNRPTSVIIFLISFLTIGPGSI from the exons ATGGCACTTTGGggatataattttaataggGAGGTAAAATGGCAAAAAAATAGGAAAGGGTTTGGATTTTTTTACTTATCCGCCATGTTTATATTTCCTTCCCTGATTTACTATCTATTCGGAAATCCTGCAGTTAGTAATTTCTATTTGAAAAAT aaacGGGCAACAATAAAACAGAATgagaattatttattgctcatatatactaattctaat AGACCTACTTCGGTTATCATCTTTCTAATATCCTTTTTGACTATTGGACCAGGTTCAATTTAG
- a CDS encoding uncharacterized protein (Tap349h10.p1c.cand.1 - score = 17.58), whose product MSNKNGINLVKRVEDNVLGVLRERERELDDKIYDYSLMESKLAKNMDEETLESLREARLRELKNLYYKKQEYISKGFGRITEVYSDKEFFDACRNVDSVVVHFYRPTTSRCQYLESHLIKIAETHFDTKFIKVNVEKTPYICEKFNIWCIPTLMIIKEGKTNHSIVGFSELGGDGFSTETLVSVLDKHGIKPFSTK is encoded by the exons ATGAGTAATAAGAATGGGATAAATTTGGTTAAAAGGGTGGAGGATAATGTTTTGGGCGTTTTGAGGGAACGTGAGCGAGAGTTAGATGATAAGATTTACGACTACTCTCTTATGGAGAGTAAACTTGCCAAAAACATGGATGAAGAGACCCTTGAATCTCTTCGGGAGGCGAGGCTCCGTGAGCTAAAAAACTTGTATTATAAGAAACAGGAATATATTTCCAAAGGTTTCGGTCGTATAACCGAGGTGTACTCAGATAAAGAGTTTTTTGATGCCTGTAGAAATGTTGATTCGGTT GTGGTACATTTTTACAGGCCTACAACATCCAGGTGTCAATACTTGGAATCTCATCTTATAAAGATAGCAGAAACACACTTTGatactaaatttattaaagtCAATGTTGAAAAAACGCCTTACATCTGTGAAAAGTTCAACATCTGGTGCATTCCAACT tTGATGATAATAAAGGAAGGTAAAACTAATCATTCGATTGTTGGATTCAGTGAATTGGGAG GTGATGGATTTTCAACTGAAACACTTGTTTCGGTTCTTGATAAACATGGAATTAAACCATTTTCAACCAAATGA
- a CDS encoding Tpr-related protein family member, putative (Tap349h10.p1c.C.cand.237 - score = 15.26;~9 probable transmembrane helices predicted for TA07025 by TMHMM2.0 at aa 18-40, 95-114, 124-143, 150-172, 187-209, 235-257, 308-327, 348-370 and 380-402), whose protein sequence is MASAESGKNGCSGTTKKVAYALVGFSLLLTLRVGMNGAPFCMKRFKIPEHLFSLYVSRVHNCIELSGFAGVTAGTIYTIEYGGSNGGQHCDKVSIGINWMFFLINVVLFFVFVTGGEEGHLTDFYWTLALSAFIYGMIFTFSIKLAGNCLVYFMSTLHVSGIFVSVYHYIFLKLFGNRRKFNTDFLIIMWQIILSIIITAVTASVWTYVYVKSDNNNNKCGENGSKGNNNSSVAYAISPMIMCVFAQVVVYIFYPAIAPGLLVDFRHVNKIDQALLIIAPIPAITFALLDATEQTQYSPKCEWKDKEWWHGTLIFIPVMIICGYLFIKALHYPHSGVSLAIINNPRMVGFLTILFYMSHMILLAVGYPGVEKNSGQYKDYLPTINGFMVTLSMAILIFFGEGYVNEFKKYDRSYWPTQGLSAKRAFGFWFDKAIQNGFKNFLLIFTRDLRRDLMSALD, encoded by the coding sequence ATGGCAAGTGCTGAGAGTGGGAAAAATGGATGTAGCGGCACTACCAAGAAAGTAGCATATGCATTGGTTGGATTTTCACTACTTCTTACACTCAGAGTTGGCATGAATGGAGCTCCATTCTGTATGAAACGTTTTAAGATACCTGAACATTTGTTCAGTCTTTATGTTAGTAGAGTTCATAATTGTATAGAACTATCTGGTTTTGCTGGAGTTACTGCCGGTACAATTTATACCATAGAGTATGGTGGAAGTAATGGAGGACAACATTGTGATAAGGTATCTATCGGTATTAATTGGATGTTTTTCCTTATCAATGTAGTTCTTTTCTTTGTATTTGTAACTGGTGGTGAGGAGGGTCATTTGACTGATTTTTACTGGACACTAGCATTATCAGCCTTTATATACGGAATGATTTTTACatttagtattaaattagCCGGAAATTGCttagtttattttatgTCAACACTTCATGTTTCTGGTATTTTCGTATCTGTTTaccattatatatttttgaaACTGTTCGGTAACAGAAGGAAGTTTAACACTgatttcttaattattatgtggcaaattatattatccATAATAATTACAGCAGTAACAGCAAGTGTTTGGACATATGTTTATGTTAAAAGcgataataataataataaatgtggTGAAAATGGTTCTAAAGGTAATAACAATAGTTCTGTAGCTTATGCAATATCACCAATGATAATGTGTGTGTTTGCTCAGGTTGTTGTATATATCTTTTACCCAGCAATAGCACCAGGTTTGTTGGTGGACTTTAGGCACGTTAATAAGATAGACCAGGCTCTTCTAATTATTGCGCCTATTCCAGCAATTACATTTGCCTTACTTGATGCCACCGAACAAACACAATACTCGCCTAAATGTGAGTGGAAAGATAAGGAATGGTGGCACGGAACCTTAATATTTATTCCAGTTATGATTATTTGTGGATATTTGTTTATCAAAGCACTTCACTATCCTCATTCAGGAGTTTCATTAgcaattattaataatccACGTATGGTTGGATTTCTCACCATTCTCTTTTACATGAGCCATATGATACTACTAGCGGTTGGATATCCTGGCGTAGAAAAAAATTCTGGACAATATAAGGATTATCTGCCCACTATAAATGGTTTTATGGTGACTTTATCCATGGCtatattgattttttttGGTGAGGGTTATGTTAAtgagtttaaaaaatatgatagATCCTATTGGCCAACACAAGGACTGTCAGCAAAAAGAGCATTTGGATTCTGGTTTGATAAAGCAATTCAAAATGGATTCAAGAACTTTCTCTTAATATTCACAAGAGACCTTCGAAGAGATTTAATGTCAGCACTTGACTAA
- a CDS encoding uncharacterized protein (Tap349h10.p1c.C.cand.236 - score = 18.45) gives MNRVCQSNKCRVYVGNLSWKVRWQDLKDHMKQVGEVIRADIIEDYEGKSKGCGIVEFADEESASRAIAELNDTLILVLMVVLDRQIFVREDRENYNTTRGYGRFLRLRPRMDSHSGYSARSSGRGGTSVIVTNLQWRTSWKELKDLFKNCGLVIRADVLTHEDGRSKGVGKVVFANEYSARKAITMYNDYVLDGRKIGIISSIYCLLVEKKWDQILLNCENSDNGNMEYVKHPLAELPNPKAISNCNTKLVDLPELDNNNVDEHAFKLYWAYTNTWLNKMFGPSLRNSHKFVQPTKNWYMNMERASQLFFLRLSKTLCST, from the exons ATGAATAGGGTATGCCAA tcTAACAAGTGCCGAGTTTATGTTGGTAATTTATCCTGGAAAGTAAGATGGCAGGATCTAAAAGACCACATGAAACAAGTAGGAGAAGTTATAAGAGCCGATATTATAGAAGATTATGAGGGAAAATCCAAA GGCTGTGGAATTGTTGAATTTGCCGACGAAGAATCAGCATCCAGAGCCATTGCTGAATTAAATGATACTTTAATTCTCG TGTTAATGGTTGTGTTAGATCGTCAAATATTTGTTCGTGAAGATAGAGAGAACTATAACACAACTCGTGGATATGGCCGATTTTTAAGATTAAGGCCACGAATGGATTCACATTC GGGTTATTCTGCTAGATCAAGTGGTAGGGGTGGAACTAGTGTTATCGTTACAAATTTACAATGGAGAACAAGTTGGAAAGAACTGAAAGATCTTTTCAAAAATTGTGGACTAGTTATtag AGCTGATGTATTAACACATGAAGATGGAAGATCGAAAGGAGTGGGGAAAGTCGTCTTTGCAAATGAATATAGCGCTCGAAAGGCAATTACAATGTATAATGATTACGTCCTCGACGGTAGAAAAATAGGC ATAATTAGTTCTATATACTGTCTACTAGTCGAGAAGAAATGGGACCAAATTCTTCTCAACTGTGAAAACTCAGATAATGGCAACATGGAATACGTTAAACACCCATTAGCTGAATTACCAAACCCCAAAGCTATCTCAAATTGTAATACAAAGTTGGTCGATTTACCAGAACTTGACAACAACAACGTTGATGAACACGCCTTCAAACTCTACTGGGCATATACCAACACTTGGCTCAACAAGATGTTCGGGCCATCACTTCGTAACTCACACAAATTCGTACAACCTACTAAAAATTGGTACATGAACATGGAACGGGCATCCCAGTTATTCTTTTTAAGACTATCAAAGACGCTTTGCTCTACTTAA
- a CDS encoding integral membrane protein, putative (4 probable transmembrane helices predicted for TA17325 by TMHMM2.0 at aa 25-44, 57-79, 94-116 and 137-159;~Signal anchor predicted for TA17325 by SignalP 2.0 HMM (Signal peptide probability 0.000, signal anchor probability 0.790) with cleavage site probability 0.000 between residues 39 and 40) → MNREKVALLSNQEDERLKNRDKSRFGVTFILCTMPLLDALFLVFCLTRKRFGRFFNLVNSVCLVYVMILIATTLLGYYGIYRKNYLALRSSISMFTSQNLFILPVCGIFLILFVVRPELLRDHHADPFFTYFEKHRILGILFIVFIILLRIANLLLTWYCGELESSFEVVNRLKHVKDGLDSYSNSDQFPIDLKDEFDHI, encoded by the coding sequence ATGAATCGGGAAAAGGTCGCACTCTTGTCCAACCAAGAGGATGAAAGACTGAAAAACAGAGATAAGAGCAGATTCGGAGTCACATTCATACTATGTACGATGCCTCTCCTAGATGCTCTGTTTTTGGTATTCTGTTTGACAAGGAAAAGATTTGGGAGGTTTTTCAATTTAGTGAACTCAGTTTGTCTGGTTTACGTCATGATTTTAATCGCAACAACTCTTTTAGGGTATTATGGGATTTATAGGAAAAACTACCTTGCTCTCAGGTCCTCTATCAGTATGTTTACCTCTCAGAATCTGTTTATTTTGCCAGTTTGCGGAATCTTTCTAATACTGTTTGTGGTTCGACCGGAACTCTTGAGAGATCACCATGCTGACCCCTTTTTTACTTATTTCGAGAAACATCGTATTTTGGGGATACTTTTTATAGTGTTCATAATCCTCTTGAGAATTGCAAACTTGCTCCTGACTTGGTATTGTGGTGAACTTGAATCTTCATTTGAGGTTGTGAATCGGTTAAAACATGTTAAAGATGGTCTGGACTCATACTCAAATAGTGATCAATTCCCTATAGATCTCAAGGACGAATTTGACCATATTTAA
- a CDS encoding cell division control protein, putative, which yields MDFTPRSRQVLSGRVDSLRPDSQVFNPNNTRDLSNNETQYTMYGKTPNLVRRIRNARNDIGDLGRETFMDQRDVARLPFLLDNRLEELSERFTNFLKNFTEFEAPVESKDEQQNKPATTELYYLVKLMNFIKENLRDHSTGYSRFLPFEVDLMHVYSFDLVLYKLLVTFPADCIAELDKVLVKLFNELLSKHYSDLSLENNSFFPRARLMNKPVSDCVGNLEPSMADSLVQFSGTVVRQTWIVPEITMACFRCRGQKKLGLNDIQPCTCEHYEYVIQGEVNEPLLCNECHSKYTFELNHNMCVYSTKKIVKLLQSNSSTNNPDKDGLDNSVDDNSGLNGEIYMKDNEVINLNLYDDLIDSVITGDRVTVVGILKVTPIRTSTTRRTLKSLYTYFVNVIHVKVINSTNANQPTKGLKYLGNENDFSDLQVYRILELSRNPMIYRILLDSFAPSIKARNNVKIGLLCQLFSSNANSSDTNKSPDACYKVDNFRGIINVLLCGDPGTAKSQLLHYTHLLSPRSIYTSGKSSSSVGLTASIKFNESDNGRAMIQPGAVVLANGGVCCIDELDKCHNESRLSLYEVMEQQTVTIAKAGIVATLKAETAILASCNPINSRYNKNKAVIENINISPSLFTRFDLIYLVLDHIDQDTDQLISLSIARDFLLPHMTGASDSFDTYDRSNTMHVESEMLRSEKDYNMNDLDMMRMYIKFSKLHCFPKLSDEAKKVITREYVKMRQGNFQTSNLDELEHAQEDDDDDLYYQSSGTRMIYVSSRMISSIIRIAVSLARMRLSTLVTKADALQAVQIVKSSTFQSLVDPTTGKIDFDQLHQGITTNKMQQLNQMYEQVLSVLTRSSNQDSNKSLDLNEVLNLLNKDFKDVYDHKDGEIYKLISDVLNKMVQEGTAVRENNSYRLKKIFS from the exons atggatTTTACACCTAGAAGCCGACAGGTCCTTTCTGGACGAGTTGATTCACTCAGACCTGATTCTCAAGTTTTTAACCCTAATAACACCAGAGATTTAAGTAATAATGAAACCCAGTACACTATGTATGGCAAAACTCCTAATTTGGTTAGAAGAATACGCAATGCCCGTAATGATATTGGAGATCTGGGAAGGGAAACCTTCATGGACCAGCGTGATGTTGCCCGTTTACCATTTTTACTAGATAACAGACTTGAAGAACTGTCTGAGAGATTCACGAACTTTTTGAAGAATTTTACAGAGTTCGAAGCACCTGTGGAAAGTAAAGATGAACAACAAAATAAACCTGCTACCAC tGAACTATATTACTTGGTGAAATTAATGAACTTTATCAAAGAAAATTTGAGGGATCATTCTACTGGTTACAGCCGTTTTCTCCCCTTTGAAGTGGATTTGATGCATGTTTATTCCTTTGATTTGGTTCTTTATAAGTTGCTGGTAACGTTCCCAGCTGACTGTATTGCAGAACTGGATAAGGTACTTGTGAAGCTTTTTAACGAGTTGCTTTCAAAGCATTATTCTGACCTTTCCCTCGAAAACAACTCCTTTTTCCCCAGGGCAAGACTTATGAACAAACCTGTCTCTGACTGTGTCGGAAACCTAGAGCCAAGCATGGCTGACTCTTTAGTTCAGTTCTCAGGGACAGTGGTTCGTCAGACATGGATAGTTCCTGAGATTACTATGGCATGTTTTAGATGTAGGGGTCAGAAGAAATTGGGGCTGAACGATATTCAACCTTGTACATGTGAACACTATGAATACGTTATTCAGGGAGAAGTAAATGAGCCCCTACTGTGTAATGAATGTCACAGCAAATATACATTCGAACTTAACCACAACATGTGTGTTTATTCAACCAAAAAAATAGTAAAGTTGCTTCAATCCAACAGTTCGACAAACAACCCTGACAAAGATGGTTTGGACAATTCTGTTGATGATAATTCTGGTCTTAATGgagaaatatatatgaaaGACAATGAGGTGATTAATTTGAACTTATATGATGACCTTATTGACTCAGTCATCACTGGAGATAGAGTTACAGTAGTTGGTATTCTTAAAGTAACACCAATAAGGACAAGTACAACTAGAAGGACCCTAAAAAGTTTGTACACTTACTTTGTAAATGTTATCCACGTCAAAGTAATCAATTCAACAAATGCCAACCAACCAACCAAGGGATTAAAG tatTTGGGTAACGAAAATGATTTTTCGGACTTACAAGTATACAGGATATTGGAACTTAGTCGTAATCCCATGATATACAGAATACTGTTAGACTCTTTTGCCCCTTCAATCAAAGCCAGAAATAATGTTAAGATTGGTTTGTTGTGCCAACTCTTTTCATCTAATGCCAATTCAAGTGATACCAATAAGAGTCCTGATGCATGTTATAAGGTGGATAATTTTAGAGGAATAATAAACGTATTGTTGTGTGGAGATCCAGGGACTGCTAAGTCTCAACTACTCCATTACACACACTTGCTATCACCTCGTTCTATTTACACTTcag ggAAAAGTAGTTCCAGCGTCGGTCTTACTGCGAGCATTAAGTTTAATGAAAGTGATAATGGTCGAGCAATGATACAACCTGGGGCTGTAGTTTTGGCGAACGGAGGTGTTTGTTGTATTGACGAATTGGACAAATGCCATAATGAATCAAGACTAAGTCTGTACGAGGTTATGGAACAACAAACGGTTACAATAGCAAAAGCTGGTATTGTTGCAACTTTGAAGGCTGAAACTGCAATATTGGCCAGCTGTAACCCAATTAATAGTAGATACAATAAGAACAAGGCTgttattgaaaatattaacatttcaCCAAGTTTGTTCACAAGGTTCgatttgatttatttggTGTTAGACCACATTGATCAGGACACAGATCAGTTGATTAGTTTAAGCATTGCTAGAGATTTCTTATTACCACATATGACTGGTGCTTCAGACAGTTTTGATACTTATGACCGTAGTAATACTATGCATGTTGAATCAGAGATGTTAAGATCAGAAAAGGATTATAATATGAATGATTTGGATATGATGAGAATGTACATAAAATTCTCAAAATTACACTGTTTTCCAAAATTGAGTGATGAAGCTAAGAAGGTCATAACAAGGGAATATGTTAAGATGCGTCAGGGTAACTTTCAAACTTCGAATTTAGATGAACTTGAGCACGCTCAAGAAGACGATGATGATGATCTCTATTACCAATCATCCGGAACCa gaaTGATCTATGTCAGTAGCCGTATGATCAGTTCTATAATTAGAATTGCCGTTTCACTGGCTAGGATGAGGCTTAGCACGCTTGTAACCAAGGCCGATGCCTTACAAGCTGTACAAATTGTTAAAAGTTCTACATTCCAGTCACTGGTAGATCCAACTACCGGGAAAATAGATTTTGATCAACTTCACCAAGGAATTACCACCAATAAAATGCAACAGTTAAATCAGATGTACGAGCAGGTTCTGTCAGTTTTGACAAGATCTAGTAATCAGGATTCTAACAAATCATTAGATTTGAATGAAGTTTTAAATCTATTAAACAAGGACTTTAAAGATGTTTACGATCACAAGGATGGAGAAATTTATAAGTTGATTTCCGAcgtattaaataaaatggTACAAGAAGGAACAGCCGTTCGGGAAAACAACTCATATAGGCTAAAGAAAATCTTTTCATAA
- a CDS encoding methionine aminopeptidase 1, putative (Tap349h10.p1c.cand.2 - score = 20.19) — MEIMNIDSKGSPESDFYLKKFRNFKFTGDLRPWPITDIKRVPKHIPKPDYADDGVPYSEIDQKFSSAIKVHDPQTIKKIRRACLLGRKALDLANTLIKPGITTDEIDTKVHEFIVSHNGYPSPLNYYNFPKSICTSVNEVVCHGIPDLRPLEEGDIVNVDISVYLNGVHGDLNETFYVGEVDDDSMRLTEGTYASLMEAIKQCKPGMYYREIGNIINDVADKFGYFFNLILPRLSVIRSYCGHGIGTEFHCCPNIPHYRKNKAIGILRPNQVWSLNMSLGTFRDVKWPDKWTVVTTDGKRSAQFEHTLLVTNTGVEVLTKRLESSPPLGFDTTKF; from the exons ATGGAAATTATGAACATTGACTCCAAAGGCTCTCCTGAGTCTGACTTTTACCTcaa gaAGTTTAGAAACTTTAAGTTCACGGGAGATTTGCGCCCCTGGCCCATTACTGATATTAAAAGGGTGCCGAAACACATTCCAAAACCTGACTACGCAGATGACGGAGTTCCTTATTCAGAAATTGACCAAAAATTTTCAAGTGCAATCAAGGTTCACGACCCACAAACCATTAAA aaaataagAAGGGCTTGTTTACTTGGAAGAAAAGCTTTGGATTTGGCTAACACTCTTATAAAACCTGGTATAACCACTGATGAGATTGACACTAAAGTCCATGAATTTATCGTTTCCCACAACGGTTACCCCTCTCCACTTAACTACTACAACTTTCCCAAATCCATTTGCAC ATCTGTAAATGAAGTAGTTTGTCACGGAATTCCCGATCTTAG ACCATTGGAAGAAGGCGATATAGTAAATGTTGATATTTCGGTGTATTTGAACGGGGTTCATGGTGACTTGAACGAGACGTTTTACGTTGGTGAAGTGGATGATGACTCAATGAGGTTGACTGAGGGTACCTACGCCTCACTAATGGAGGCAATTAAACAATGTAAACCAGGAATGTACTACCGCGAAATTGGTAATATTATCAACGACGTAGCTGATAAATTCGGGTATTTCTTTAATCTAATATTGCCTAGACTATCTGTAATTCGTTCTTACTGCGGGCATGGTATTGGTACTGAATTCCATTGTTGTCCTAACATACCTCATTACAGGAAAAATAAAGCC ATAGGAATTTTGAGGCCGAATCAAGT TTGGAGTTTAAATATGAGTTTAGGAACTTTCAGAGATGTAAAATGGCCTGATAAGTGGACTGTAGTAACTACTGATGGTAAAAGGTCTGCTCAATTTGAGCATACACTTCTCGTTACTAATACAG
- a CDS encoding uncharacterized protein (Tap349h10.p1c.C.cand.235 - score = 11.60), with protein MIEVDFDSQSQNDVITKKMSQLLLKGWAMLSETCSKCSEVPLMRSRDGTSLCCKCSSMTNPQPTKQNEDSNGQNLTTCKLDSYKTFGQIPLNAKELSSIHEGNAKTISLPSTKPVEHPVF; from the exons ATGATTGAAGTCGACTTTGATTCTCAGTCTCAGAATGACGTTATTACCAAGAAAATGTCCCAACTTCTTCTCAAGGGATGGGCTATGTTATCTGAAACTTGCTCAAAG TGTTCGGAAGTCCCACTTATGCGCTCAAGAGACGGAACTTCTCTCTGTTGTAAATGTTCTTCAATGACTAATCCACAACCAACCAAACAAAATG AAGATTCTAATGGCCAAAATTTGACAACTTGTAAACTAGATTCCTACAAAACTTTTGGTCAAATTCCATTAAATGCCAAAGAACTTAGCTCAATACATGAAGGAAATGCTAAAACCATTTCTTTACCCTCAACTAAACCCGTTGAACACCCagtattttaa
- a CDS encoding uncharacterized protein (Tap349h10.p1c.C.cand.234 - score = 14.57) produces the protein MRNEIKKIKRSEFIDSCKLNPTIVIDCEFHSYASEKESKSLANQIMQSYGANKRAEKPFNLVICGIKPQSDLDMALCRISGTDRWTCQLSNESLESIYEPEKLIYLSADSENVIEDLTPEGIYVIGGIVDRNRLNGMTYNKARIIGADCKRLPIKEHIKLIGSHVLSVNNCVEILLNYYQNKNWELALKNTIPKRKLIDS, from the coding sequence ATGAGAAATGagattaaaaaaatcaagAGGTCTGAATTTATAGATTcttgtaaattaaatcCTACAATTGTAATAGACTGTGAATTTCACAGTTACGCCTCCGAAAAAGAATCAAAGAGTCTTGCAAACCAGATAATGCAGTCCTATGGAGCCAATAAAAGAGCTGAAAAGCCATTTAACTTGGTGATTTGTGGAATCAAACCTCAAAGTGACCTTGACATGGCACTGTGTAGAATTTCAGGTACTGATAGGTGGACCTGCCAGTTAAGTAATGAGTCACTGGAGAGTATTTATGAACCTGAAAAACTAATTTACCTTTCGGCAGATTCTGAGAATGTTATTGAGGATTTGACTCCTGAGGGTATTTATGTCATTGGCGGAATTGTTGACCGTAACAGGCTCAACGGTATGACTTACAACAAGGCAAGAATAATCGGAGCAGACTGTAAAAGACTTCCAATAAAAGAACATATTAAACTCATCGGATCACATGTTCTCTCTGTTAATAACTGCGTTGAAATATTACTGAATTATTACCAAAATAAAAACTGGGAATTAGCCCTTAAAAATACTATACCTAAACGCaaattaattgattcttaa